GTTGAGCTGAACGGCACCTGTATTCAAGTCATTCGAGCCTTTACTGGCTAAGGAAAGTCCGCTGCTTAACGACTCAAACTGTGTAAATATACTGCGCGAGTATGCCTCGGTAACATTATGAGAAAGCCTTTCTTTAAGCTCCTTCGATACATTTTCACTAATCTGTCCAGCCACGAAATTGTAATAGCTATTCGATTCAAAAAGGATAGATGCCTGTTTCGGATTATCACTCGACAATGTAGCAATATCCTGAGAGAAATTAGCCGGGATCGTAATAGAAGCATAATAATGATTACCCTTCATTCCTTGGTCGGCTTCTTCCTTGTTGACGAAGCTCCAAGCAAAGCTGTTGTTATTCGATAACTCGTCAACAAAGTCTTTACCAACGTTTAAGCTTTTTCCTTCATAGCTTGCTCCCTGATCCATATTAACGATAGCAACCGGGAGATTGCTGAGCTGTCCATAAGGATTCCAAGTCCCTCTAATCAAGAATCCACTATATAGGGTGGGTATAAAGGCAACTGCAATAAAGCTAATGACAAGCATCGGCTTATGTATGAAGTAACGGAAGGATTGCTTGAATACGTGAAAGGGATGCATAGAGTACCTCCGATTTTGTAAAAAAGTTCAGTGGTAGTATGTAACCTTTACCTTCCCAATATTCAGCTTTAACCGATCTATCTGTGCACAAAAAAACCGCCCCCCTCATCGAGAAGGTACGGTTTTGTTATTTAGACAGAGGAGTAAGCTTTTGTTTAATCCGACTAACTGCTTCTCTTGTGATGGCTTCTCCAGCAGCGATACAAATAGCTGAATCTTTGAAGCTAAGCTGGTTGTAACCAAGATCAGGGCGTAATATGACATCCGCTAGCTGTAATTCTTCCTTTACAATCCTCGAGCTCATCATATCAATAGTATTCATAAGTGAATCTATAAAATTTCTAGCTGTCCCCTTAGCAAAAGACTCCGCGCAAATATTTACAGCAATAACGATATCAGCACCCATACTTTTTACGAGAGCCGCCGGTACGGGATGAATGACCCCTCCATCGACAAGAGTCTTTCCTTCATAGCTCACAGGACGCATAATCGCAGGAATGGCTGTACTTGCAGCAATCGCATTGGCAAGTAAACCTTTTTGCATAATATGGGCTTCTCCTGTTGAGGCATCCGAAGCTACAGCGGCAAAGGGAATAGGTAGATCCTCAATAAGCCTCTTGCCTAAATGCTGTTCAATAAAACCAATCATAGGTGTATTGTGCACAAACGAGCGCTTAGGGAAGGTCGGTCGAAGCAACTGGCCCCATCGCATTTTTGATAGAACACGAATACAGTCCTCCACAGGCATCCCGGCCGCATAAGCACCGCCTACTAATGAGCCAACACTAGTGCCCGCAATTCTATCAATAGGAATACCCTCTTGCTTCAACACCTTTAGTACACCTAGATGAGCCATTCCTCTGATTGAACCACTACCTAAAGCTAATCCAATGATTGGTCTTTCGCCTGGTTTACGTATTCGCCCAAAGCGCAGATGGCTACTATAGATCGTGCGACCCCCACTTAGAACATAAGCTTTCTTCACTATTCCTTGTAATTCCTGCACATTATTAGTTAAGTAGGGAAAGAGACTAAGTACTCGAAGTGCATCCTCCGAGATTATCGTTTCTTCTTCCTTAGCTCCCTCTTTTCTCACAAAATATGTCGCCAGCAGCGGAATATCCTCTACTCGTTCGCGAAGAGGTGGAACATGTAACGTATATACGCCAGGAATATCTAAGGATTCAGTACTGGTCAATACGATACGTGTCTGGGTATCCGTTTCTATAATTTGTTTTAAGATAGGCACTGTTAATTGCTCAGCATGTTCAACAACAATTGTACCTCCTTTAGCCGCACGTACTCTCGAATCCCAAGTAAGTAAGTCAAACTTATTTCCATTGAGGGTCAGAATCGGATAATGGCCTTGTGATCCTGTTTGATGAAGCTTTCTGGCGATACTCATCTTGCCCGTACCCGCTTCGCCTACAATAAGAACGTGTTCTTTTCTTACAGCTAGACGTTCTATATTCTGAAGTAGCTCTTGCATAGACGGACTCACACCGATGAGCACGCCGTAACGTTCCTGCTCCTCCGTTTCCTGCTGCTTCATAATGATTTGACTCTTTGCATGCTCCTCTAACACGCGCTCATTGGAGCTCTGAATTCGCTTAATCATAGCTTCAACAATTTGTTTGCGGAAATCGGCATTACTATCCATTAACAGTAGCATCCCTTTACGAGAAACGGTGAGCGTATGGACATCATCAACGGCTTCGACATGAGCACTGACAGGATCTCCTGTCAAACAAGACATTTCTCCAAAAAAATGCCCTCTTTGTAAAATAGCTAATTCAACTTTGCTTTCCTGCTTTAGATATACTCGTGCTTGGCCTGACACGATAATATGGACACGGTCGCTAACCTCACCTTGCTGCATAACAAGCTGTCCGGACAAATATCGTTGTTCCTGCATCTCTATATTTAACTGCTCTAGTTCTTCGGCAGATAATTGCTCCAAAATCGGATAGGCCTGATAGGGATGTTGCAATACTTCTACCTCCTTACGACTATAAGCACAATTAGATTTCCTTATTATTCCTCTATTGTGGTGTCTTTGCGTATAGATTGCAAGCAACATTTAAATGCACAAAAGCTGACTTCGCATAATTGCGAAAGTCAGCTTTTGATTCATATATTTGCGAATTAGAATCTTACTGCAGCATTCTTAGCGTTCTCTATACCTTGTGCAACAATTGCTTCCGCTTGATCTGGCAATTGATTGTGGCCTTCAACAATAACATTTTCGAAGTTAGTAACACCGAAAAATGCCATAATATTGCGAATGTAATTGAAGGACATTTCTGCAGCAGCTGCAGGACCTTCAGAATAAATACCGCCACGTGCATTCAAGAGAGCAACTTTCTTATCAGGAATTAAACCTACAGGACCTTGTGCTGTATAGGAAAAAGTTTTGCCTGCTTCATAAATATAGTCAATGTACGTATGAAGAACAGCTGGAATTGTAAGATTCCAAAGCGGGAATCCAAATACAACTTTATCAGCTGCAAGGAATTGCTCAAGATATTTGCTTGAAACATCAGTTGCTGCTTTTTCTTCTGCTGTAAGATCAAAACCGCGAGCCGCTTTGAATTTACCATTAATCATGTCTGCATTCAAATATGGCAATGTTTCTTTGAACAAGTCCAGCTCGATGACAGTATCTTCTGGATGGCTTGCTTTGTAGCTGTCCAAGAATGCTTGATATAGCTTAACACTAACTGCTTGCTCAATTGCACGATCGTTTGCTTTGACGAATAATACAGTACTCATATGAATAACCTCTTTTCATGTTTTGGTTAGTTAATAACTTAAAGTAACTACCATTACTATATACAGTTTTTCTTCCGCTCACATCAGCAATTAGGCTGAATCCAAGCATAAAAAAACCGCCATTAGGCGGAGGTCGAGTCTTAAGACTTTAGATGTAGATCAATGGACAATGCTATTCAGTAGGTTGGAAAAGGTGGACTGCAAATAGTGCCGCCTGTGTACGGTCCGTAAAATTAAGTTTGCTAAGAATGCTGCTTACGTGTGTTTTTACCGTTTTCTCAGCTACGACGAGTTCTTGGGCAATTTCCTTGTTGCTATGTCCCTTAGTAAGCTGCTCCAGCACTTCGAGCTCTCTAGGAGTCAAGGACTCGATCGCTTCACCTCTTGGAAGCTTCTTTGGCTCACTCTGCTGTGGAATCAGCTGGCTAAGAAGCGCATTCGAGATATCGGGGTGAAGCTGGATATTCCCTTTGAATGCACTGCGAATGGCTTCTACTAATTGATCCGGATCGACTTCCTTAAGCATGTAACCGATCGCGCCCGTTTGAAGGGCAGGAACGATATGACTTCGATCGGAAAAGCTTGTCAGCACAAGAACTTTCACATTCGGATGCTGCTCAGCTATTAGTGCACTTGCCTCTATTCCATCCATAATGGGCATATTCAAATCCATGAGCACGATATCCGGCTGTAATTGTGCTGTCAGTTCAACTGCTTCCTGCCCATTATGAGCTTCTCCAACAATTTCGAAATCTGGTTGCGTGCTTAGAAAGAAAGAAATTCCCTTCAAAACAATCTGATGATCATCTGCTAGTAATATTTTTATTTTCAAAGCTGTTCCTTCTCCTCGTTGCAAATTTCCTCTACCTGTGTCATAGGAATAGTTACTTTGACGATCGACGGTTTTCCCTTGCCGCTAGTAATCGTTAATTCGCCCCCTAACGATTCAGCTCTTTCCCGCATAGACGTCATTCCCAGCGTGAACTTCCCTTTCTTCTTCTCGATTGAGAAGCCCCTACCCTGGTCAGAAATAATAAGACTAGCGTCCGTATCTGATTTAACCAATCGAATATGGGCCGTGTTCGTGCCAGCATGCTTCTTTACGTTATTGAGCGCTTCTTGACCGATTCTCCAGAAGGCTTCTTCAATCGCACGAGGTAATTCCTTAATTCCCTCTGCCTGCTCATAGACAAACAGATTGATGTCTTGCCCATATTGCTTCAATGCTGGAAGTAATCCGTTCTCTAAGCCCGCTGGACGCAGCTGCCAGATGAGAGATCGCATTTCCTTTAGTACCTCTTGCGACACACGGCTTATTTCCTGCAACGATTGTTCGGCAACAGGCTCTCTTCCAGCCAGCAGTGCTTCAGCCCCCTTCGCTAGGAAGGATAAGGAAAACACCTTCTGAATAACGGAATCGTGCAAGTCACGCGCCATTCTGTTCCGCTCTTCCAATAAGGCAAGCTCGCTTCGCTGCTCGTAAACCCTTAGATTTTCGATACTTAACGTAAAATGGTCCCCGAGGGAATACATGAAATCCTCATAATACTCGTCAAAATGCTTGCTATTGGGGCTACTAATAAGTAAAACACCTATTGGATGACTCCGAGTACGAAGCGGAATCGCAATAGCTGAACCGTAAGTAGGTATGCCTATGGCCGACAAAGAACTCCCAGCATTATGCTTACACGAATCAATAACCAGTCGATTTTCCCTAAAAGCAATTCCAACTAGGCCAGCCTCGTCCAGAGGGATGGACTCCCATGTATTGGTGACAAGCTTGTCCTTGTATTGGGCGCTTAAAGATAGCTCGTTGTTCCGATGAATAAACAGGGATACATGTTCCCAGTCGAAGGCATCCCCAATAATGCTGACCGCTTTAAGAGGTAGCTTATGAATATCCGGTATGGAGTTAATCTGTTGTATTACATCACCGAGCTTGGCATATAAGATTGCGCTCTGCTCTTGTGCTTCATAAAGTCGAATCCGCTTTATCGCTGTTCCGATTTGCAAGGCCACTGCCTGTAGCAATGCCAGCTCATCCTCAGAATAATGTAATTTCCCTACTGATGCGACATTTAATAAGCCGAAACGGTCCTTACCCGCATTAAGCTCAACGGTGGCGTGATGAGAAATACCTTCCGTATCGCCCACATTGTGCATCTCGGCATATTTAATCCTTCTGCACTCTACAATGCTGACAGCAGCATCCAGCTCATTCTGGCGATAGCTTGCAATGCATGCACATTCCTCACCGCACATTACAGCATAAGCTCCAGACGTTAGTGCAGGCGGGAGATTCTGTGAAGCAAGGCACTGGTTGCCTGGTAGTTCATCTAATAGAAAAATCCAACCAATAGATAAGCCCGTAACTTGAAGCAGCTTGTTTAGAACGGCATCCAGCATCGGGTCCATTTCATTGGTAGAATTCAGCATCTCCGCGATTTCTTTGAGCGCCTTTAGCTCATATGTACGAATTTCTCGGGACATCAGTCTCCCCTCCTACTCATGCCCCATTATACACCGCTAACATCTACCTTGCATGATTCATGGCGAAATTCCATTCACATTTTGATCATCAGGTACCTCCTGTGGCAATTGCTTGGATGCGCTTGGAACCTCACGTTTTTTCGCATTAATCGATTCAGAGGCATAGATAATAACGGATACCTGTCCTCCTTGAGAGATGGCACGTATGAGTATTGGCTGATTGTATTTATTCTGAAAAACAAAGTCAGGACCATACCAGCTAACAGTGGCATCGCGTCCTGGGGGCACATAGGGAACCCGACGGCTGTGGGAATATCGCTGGACGATCTGCAGCCCGGCGCGATCTACAGCATTGTACAGCGTAGATGAGGTTTGGCAAATCCCGCCCCCAATACCTTCAGAAATCTCACCTCTTACAATAATTTTTGCACGCAAATACCCTTTCTGCTCTGTTCTGTTACCGACAACCTGATTAAATGAGAATGACTCTCCGGGAAAAACGAATTGGTTGTTAATGGCTTGAGCAGCTAGGAGAATGTTATGCGCGCGGTTTTTATTGTTCGAATTAAAGTAGGTTGTATATTGGCCAATAGGCTTCTCCTTTACGGACTCAAGTAATTCGCTATCTACCTTGGGATACACTTTATTCTGCGGTACTTCTAGATTAGACGAAGTTCCCTCGATCATAAAGCTGTAGAATTGCTCGGCAAATGCGCGACGATCCAGCTTATACCCAAATTGCCCTGGAAAAATACGCCCCCAGCCGTCTAATCCAGCATTAACAGGAGCTCGATACGAGAGCTTGTCTAACTCATCCATCAGCTTACTTAATTTGTCATCATTTACTATCGGTAAACCAGAGAAAGGAAGCACGTATTCCGAGCGTTGAATACTGGCAATGGATTTCCCTTGTTGAGTAACAGTTAGGCTCTCTGGATGAAGAGCTTGTTGAACTAGCATCATAATGCCAACAATTGCGTGCAGCCCCACATTACCTACCACCTATTCACGTTATAGTCAGAGGAATGACTATAACGTGTGTTAAACATTGGCTTATTATCCTACATAAATCTCCCTGTGTTCGCCCACAATATAATTTGACGATCGGAGTGAAGCAGACGATGAAGCGAAAATAAGACGATCGGAGTGGAGCAGATGATGAAGCGAATAAGTCGCGTCGGTTTAGCGCTATTATCAATGGTCATGATGTATACTCTCCTGTCGGATAGTTCAACTTCCTTTGCCGCAAAGGAACCCACAATAGCGAAACCTCTGCTCATTCTCACCGTTCGGTCAAGTCTTAACGCGACATCATACAGTACGCTTAAGATTAATAGTCCTGACTTAGTCAGAGCTCTATCTCGTCCCAAGAAGGAAAAGCTGAATGACGCTTCCCTTTTGCCGGATTTGCAGATCAGCTTGCTGCTGGGTCAAGAGGGAGTGCAGCTGCGCATGGAACGTTCGGGAAATCTGTGGAATGAGGCGACAAGGGAACATTATTTGCTCCCTCAAGTTACGGTAAATCGATTAAGGAATTATGCTGCAGCATTGAGGAATAGTCACTACGGAAGATTAACGCGGTGGGATGACGCGAAAAATATAGTAAACCGCAAAAGCATGTTCTCCGTTACGGATTTAGAAACGGGGTTAACCTTCAAGGTTCAACGCCGAGCTGGGAGCAGTCATGCGGATGTTCAGCCTTTAACCAAGGAAGATACGGCGATCATGAAACAAATCTATAATGGGCGTTGGAGCTGGAAGCGGAAACCGATTATCGTTCACTCTAGTCAAGGAAGATTAGCGGCGTCGATGAATGGCATGCCCCATGGTGGTGACGGAATACCAGACAACGACTTTTCGGGCCACTTCTGCATACATTTTCAAGACAGCACATCCCATAAATCAAATACCCCCGATCCAGCGCATCAATTAATGATCCACAAGGCCGCGGGTAATCTTCGTTCCTATTTAGATGCTGCTTCTCCCGACATATTGGCAGAAAGCTTCATTGAGGCTATGTATCAGCAGGATGAAGAGCTACTTAGCCAAGTTTGGGTAGATGCACCGAAAGATAAGCTGGCTGGTTTCATCCGAGAACTGCAATCTCTTACGTCCATTCGCATTCGCAAGCCAAGCAAAAAAAGTGGTCAAGCGGATCAAGAGAATAATCAGGTCACAGATGATCGTTTATTAGCTGAAATAAAGCTTCCTGTCGCCATCAATGTGCCCGGCAAGCCAGAGCGGAACAGCACCTATACCTTCAGGATCACAAGAGAAAGCCCGCAATTACCTTGGCGCATAGTGGATGTTCGGAGTTGAATGTTTATTCTACTCCAGCTTGATTCCGTATATTTTGCCTCCTCGGGAGGCCATAACAGCATAATTGTTGAAAATAGCCGGAGAAGCTTCGATGTTCGTCCCGATGTTTAAGCTACCAAGCACCTTACCGCTGCTAGCGGAGATAACGGATACGATGCCTACCGAATTTGCTTGTATGAGATAGGCTTTGCCTGCATTGTCGTAAACGTCCACAGGAGAGGACCAAGCGTAGTTTTTCATCTGCAATCTCCACACTTCTTTGCCGGTTTCTTTGTCCAGCGCCACCATCAATCCCCCACTGAAAGTACCATAGCGGGCAATCGTAAAGATGACTAGGTTGCTGATTTCCTTTTTCCCCAATACTGGAGTTGCTAGCAACCCACCATTCACCGGATGAGCGCCTAATAGCGAGAAGCAAGGGTATTTATTCTGCCAAATCACTATGCCCGTCAACCCATCAATTTTCCGAATATAGGAACTCCCTGACTTCCCTTGCTTATCAACCTCTGTCCCCGTATATAAATAGGGCACTCCGTGCTCTTGCTCAATGACTATCGAGGCATCTGTATCATCGATTGGAGGAAGCGACCACTCTGGCTTGCTCGTTTTTAGATTCAGGGCTAGAATACTACCACCATTATCACCAAAGTACGCTACATCGTTGTACATTGCTAAGGAATTTTCTATTCCTTGATAATTGTTCCCTGCGACTTTGTAACGGTATTTGCTAATGACTGGTGCAATCTTAATCGATTTCTTGCTTCGGTCGAACACCGTATTGAGCTTTATATGATAGACTAATCCGTTTTCTCCGCCGACGATAAGGGTATCTTCCAAGCGATTGAATACCGCTGAGCTGTCAAAGGCCCCCCAAGTCCGATAGGCAAATGGGTCTCTCCCGTTCACACGAAGAAGTTTTTTCTGATCGATTAGGCTGTATAAGTTAAAACCGATAGTACCATTCTCGGGAATTCCCTCTCCCACATAGAGCAACGGATAGCCGCGAGCATCTACCGAGACACTCCCTTTAATGGGATTGCCCACCTTAATGGGACTTCGTGTTTCCTCACCGGATTCCAGCTCCATGAAGTAGACATATCCGTCTAAAGAGGCATAGATCACCTCGGTAAAATCAGGCTTTGTAAGAAATTTGGCCTTCACGTTCATCGTACGTAAAATATCTGGAGCCCATTTTACGATGGCGGGCTGACCTGTCCAGCCGGCTCCGCCTCCCCAAGAGCTCAATTTCGTTTTCTTTGTCCACGCGATCTTAGGCTGAAACAGACTCATATCTGTCGTGCCAAAGGAAGGAGCACTTCTCTCGTTCGTGCCTCGAAAGGTCAATATCCCCTCTACTTCTGTATATTTTTCCGGGAAAGCTTGCTGTTGAATGGGGGTTTGCTCCCACTGATAGGAAAAAAGACTTTTGGCTTGGGCGATTCCCTGGTACGTACAAATGAGGATGATTGCTAGAATCAAGGTCTTTTTTCCGAAGTACATCTCTATCTATTCCCTCCCTAAAATCAGAATCAAATAGAGTGTACCTATTCACCGCCGAGAAGCTTGTCAAACGGTCTGCGTGAATTACAGGATTGTTTGTCGGATTAACAGCAATGTCATCGGAATTCTGCGGGCAGCGGTTTGTAACGGAATAGCCGATGGTAGAGAGGGTAGCTATAACATGTATGCTTACCTCGATCCAGACCACATCGCACGGAAAAATAACCATAAAATGTATGTCTAATGTCTCCCAAACCGCATCGCATGGACCAGTAACTATACAAAGTATGCTTATTGCGACCCGAATGGATGTACTGCGGAATTTGAGATAGTATATATTCATAAAACTACAGAAAAAGCCACCTCGCGGTGGCTTTCTCTACTTCTTGTCCTTAGTTATTCACTCTAATATTTACCTTACTCACACTCAACCTCAAGCATTCTGATACTGAGCCTGATGAAGCCTGCTATATATTCCACCAGATGCGATTAGCTCCTGATGTCCGCCTTCTTCGGCGATGCCGCTCTCATCGACAACGATAATTCTATCTGCATTTTTGATTGTTGTTAGACGGTGGGCGATGACTAGTGTTGTGCGTCCGATAGAAAGCTCTGCTAGAGATTTCTGAATAGCTGCTTCTGTCTCGGTATCTAGCGCTGAAGTTGCTTCATCCAGAATGAGAATCGGAGGGTTTTTCAGGAACATTCTGGCGATCGACATCCGCTGCTTCTGTCCTCCAGATAGCTTGACGCCCCGTTCACCAATAATGGTGTCCATACCTTCCGGCAGCTGAAGAATCATCTCCTCTAGGGACGCCCTTCTCGCTGCATTCCATATTTGCTCTTCTGTAGCGTTCAAATCCCCGTAAGCAATATTTTCTCTAATTGTACCCGCAAATAGGAAAACATCCTGTTGAACGATACCGATATGCTTTCGCAAAGACTGCAGCTTCATCTTACGGATATCGATGCCATCTACAGTAATCGTCCCCTCATCTACATCATAGAAGCGAGGCAGCAGGCTGCAAATCGTTGTTTTCCCCGCTCCAGACGGACCAACGAATGCTATCGTCTCTCCTGCTTTAATATTTAGGCTAATGTTACTGAGAATGCTCCTGCCAGGCTCGTAGCCGAATGAGACTCCTTGGAAGCTAATGTTTCCCTGCAAAGAATCAACAGCAATGGCATCCTTAGCGTCCGCAATGTCCGGCTCCGTATCGATGATCTCAATGTATCTCTTGAATCCAGCGATGCCCTTTGGATAGCTCTCAATAACAGCATTGATCTTCTCAATAGGACGGAAAAAGATATTAGATAAGAGCAAGAACGCCATAAACTCTCCAAGCTCCAGCTTGCCTTGAATGAAAAACCATGCTCCGCAAATCATAACGAATACCGTAATCAGGCGCATCATCATATAACTGACAGATATACTTTTAGCCATAGTTTTGTAGGCCAACAGCTTGGTCTCGCGGAAGCTCTTATTATCTTTAGCAAATAGTTTCTTCTCATGCTCCTCATTAGCGAACGATTGAACAACACGAATACCGCCAACGTTTTCTTCAATTCTAGCATTGAAATTGCCGACATCACCGAACAATCTCCGGTAAGTCGTCGTCATTTTGCCGCCGAACACAATGATAAGCCATGTCATGATCGGAATAATAATAAACGTAAGCAAAGCGAGCTCTAGATTGATGTGAGCCATAAGCGCGAAAGAGCCCGCAAGCGTCATGATCGCGATGAAAACATCCTCGGGACCGTGGTGGGCAACCTCCCCAATTTCATTCAGATCGTTAGTTACCCTTCCTACCAGATGCCCCGTCTTATGATTATCGAAGAAGCGGAACGACAGCTTCTGTATATGCTCGAACATTTTCCGCCGCATATCCGTCTCGATGTTAATCCCGAGCATATGTCCCCAATAAGTTACGACGTAGTTAAGCACCGTATTCAGCGCGTATATACCCAACAGGGCTACGCAAGCAAGCACGATCATCGGCCAATTTTCTCCAGGCAGCAGATCATCAATGAAGTTTCTAACCGCGAGTGGGAATGCTAGCTCCAGTAATCCGGCGATAATAGCACAAGTAAAATCGAGCACAAACAAGCCTTTATATGGGCGATAATAGGAAAAAAATCTGCGTATCATTGTTCATCTCACTCTCCTGTTCCCGAGCAACCAGTTGTCTTTACACTTACATGATTTTAAGAGATTATTAATCTTTATGTCAATTAAACGTATGATAGACAAGAAAAAAAGCACCTCCAAACCCCGCAGTATCGTCGCTGGGGTTGGAGGTCTTTTTCACATTCCTCTTACATTAAGCAAACATCCCGTTAAAGTTAGACTGATAGGATAGAGTTTAGGAGGTGAAGCTAACATGTATTATGATGAGGATCGCGTACCGTTCGAAGATTCTGAAGAGGAATCCCAAAATTAGATTAAGGAACCTTCACGACAAAAGAAACAATAAAAGGCTTGTCATTACGCTGAAATTGTCCCCAGATTTTATAGACCCCACTCGTTGGAAAGCTAGTCCTAAACTGCGCGTCTGGCCCCTTAGCACTCTCATCCGTAGGATGAACGTGAAGATATTGCTCCGCATCCGAACTGAGGATAACGACATGACCGACAGCTCCCAAGTATGGCTGAAGGTCTTTAATCGGTTTTCCCGTATGGACATCGATCATATTAAAGTTTAAGTTCACGTCCATATTGGCCATTAACTGATCAAAGGAAAGTGTGACTTCAATATCACCGACCTTTTTTACAAGACTAGACTCCGGATTTATCCCCTCTTGCACAGAATATTTTCCTTCCACCGTAACCCAATGACTCTGTGAAGTAGCGCCGCTTCCCGTCGGGATATAATCTGCAATTAGCTTGTAGCTACCGGCACTTGGGAGCTTTGTCTGAACAACAAAGGTCCCCTCTTCCTTATACTCCGGGTGGATATGGTCGAAATAAGACAAATCCTTGCTCACAACAATTAAATGCATCTTCTTCTCATGATTAATATCGAAGGATTTAACTGCTTTGCCTTCCTTGTCTTGAATTTGTATAGTGACCTCGGTAATCTCCCCAGCTGTCAGCTTACTGGTTGAGAATGTCCAGGAAGCCGTTGTGGTGTCCTTATGCTCCGAACCATCCGCTCCTCCATGAGCGCCATGTCCTGTAAATGTTTCATGAGCCCCATGTCCCGTAGATGTTTCTTGAGCGCCATGGCCCATAGCGTTATGATTGGATTTTTTGGTGCAGGCAGTCATAACCATTAACACCATTGCAATGGTTACCAGCATTAACAATACTCGCTTCATGAAGGATTCCTCCGATAGTTTAAAG
This portion of the Cohnella abietis genome encodes:
- a CDS encoding patatin-like phospholipase family protein; its protein translation is MQHPYQAYPILEQLSAEELEQLNIEMQEQRYLSGQLVMQQGEVSDRVHIIVSGQARVYLKQESKVELAILQRGHFFGEMSCLTGDPVSAHVEAVDDVHTLTVSRKGMLLLMDSNADFRKQIVEAMIKRIQSSNERVLEEHAKSQIIMKQQETEEQERYGVLIGVSPSMQELLQNIERLAVRKEHVLIVGEAGTGKMSIARKLHQTGSQGHYPILTLNGNKFDLLTWDSRVRAAKGGTIVVEHAEQLTVPILKQIIETDTQTRIVLTSTESLDIPGVYTLHVPPLRERVEDIPLLATYFVRKEGAKEEETIISEDALRVLSLFPYLTNNVQELQGIVKKAYVLSGGRTIYSSHLRFGRIRKPGERPIIGLALGSGSIRGMAHLGVLKVLKQEGIPIDRIAGTSVGSLVGGAYAAGMPVEDCIRVLSKMRWGQLLRPTFPKRSFVHNTPMIGFIEQHLGKRLIEDLPIPFAAVASDASTGEAHIMQKGLLANAIAASTAIPAIMRPVSYEGKTLVDGGVIHPVPAALVKSMGADIVIAVNICAESFAKGTARNFIDSLMNTIDMMSSRIVKEELQLADVILRPDLGYNQLSFKDSAICIAAGEAITREAVSRIKQKLTPLSK
- a CDS encoding FMN-dependent NADH-azoreductase, whose amino-acid sequence is MSTVLFVKANDRAIEQAVSVKLYQAFLDSYKASHPEDTVIELDLFKETLPYLNADMINGKFKAARGFDLTAEEKAATDVSSKYLEQFLAADKVVFGFPLWNLTIPAVLHTYIDYIYEAGKTFSYTAQGPVGLIPDKKVALLNARGGIYSEGPAAAAEMSFNYIRNIMAFFGVTNFENVIVEGHNQLPDQAEAIVAQGIENAKNAAVRF
- a CDS encoding response regulator — encoded protein: MKIKILLADDHQIVLKGISFFLSTQPDFEIVGEAHNGQEAVELTAQLQPDIVLMDLNMPIMDGIEASALIAEQHPNVKVLVLTSFSDRSHIVPALQTGAIGYMLKEVDPDQLVEAIRSAFKGNIQLHPDISNALLSQLIPQQSEPKKLPRGEAIESLTPRELEVLEQLTKGHSNKEIAQELVVAEKTVKTHVSSILSKLNFTDRTQAALFAVHLFQPTE
- a CDS encoding sensor histidine kinase — translated: MSREIRTYELKALKEIAEMLNSTNEMDPMLDAVLNKLLQVTGLSIGWIFLLDELPGNQCLASQNLPPALTSGAYAVMCGEECACIASYRQNELDAAVSIVECRRIKYAEMHNVGDTEGISHHATVELNAGKDRFGLLNVASVGKLHYSEDELALLQAVALQIGTAIKRIRLYEAQEQSAILYAKLGDVIQQINSIPDIHKLPLKAVSIIGDAFDWEHVSLFIHRNNELSLSAQYKDKLVTNTWESIPLDEAGLVGIAFRENRLVIDSCKHNAGSSLSAIGIPTYGSAIAIPLRTRSHPIGVLLISSPNSKHFDEYYEDFMYSLGDHFTLSIENLRVYEQRSELALLEERNRMARDLHDSVIQKVFSLSFLAKGAEALLAGREPVAEQSLQEISRVSQEVLKEMRSLIWQLRPAGLENGLLPALKQYGQDINLFVYEQAEGIKELPRAIEEAFWRIGQEALNNVKKHAGTNTAHIRLVKSDTDASLIISDQGRGFSIEKKKGKFTLGMTSMRERAESLGGELTITSGKGKPSIVKVTIPMTQVEEICNEEKEQL
- a CDS encoding VanW family protein, which encodes MMLVQQALHPESLTVTQQGKSIASIQRSEYVLPFSGLPIVNDDKLSKLMDELDKLSYRAPVNAGLDGWGRIFPGQFGYKLDRRAFAEQFYSFMIEGTSSNLEVPQNKVYPKVDSELLESVKEKPIGQYTTYFNSNNKNRAHNILLAAQAINNQFVFPGESFSFNQVVGNRTEQKGYLRAKIIVRGEISEGIGGGICQTSSTLYNAVDRAGLQIVQRYSHSRRVPYVPPGRDATVSWYGPDFVFQNKYNQPILIRAISQGGQVSVIIYASESINAKKREVPSASKQLPQEVPDDQNVNGISP
- a CDS encoding PQQ-binding-like beta-propeller repeat protein; amino-acid sequence: MYFGKKTLILAIILICTYQGIAQAKSLFSYQWEQTPIQQQAFPEKYTEVEGILTFRGTNERSAPSFGTTDMSLFQPKIAWTKKTKLSSWGGGAGWTGQPAIVKWAPDILRTMNVKAKFLTKPDFTEVIYASLDGYVYFMELESGEETRSPIKVGNPIKGSVSVDARGYPLLYVGEGIPENGTIGFNLYSLIDQKKLLRVNGRDPFAYRTWGAFDSSAVFNRLEDTLIVGGENGLVYHIKLNTVFDRSKKSIKIAPVISKYRYKVAGNNYQGIENSLAMYNDVAYFGDNGGSILALNLKTSKPEWSLPPIDDTDASIVIEQEHGVPYLYTGTEVDKQGKSGSSYIRKIDGLTGIVIWQNKYPCFSLLGAHPVNGGLLATPVLGKKEISNLVIFTIARYGTFSGGLMVALDKETGKEVWRLQMKNYAWSSPVDVYDNAGKAYLIQANSVGIVSVISASSGKVLGSLNIGTNIEASPAIFNNYAVMASRGGKIYGIKLE